The Gammaproteobacteria bacterium genome segment CGTCATGGTCGGTCGGGAAGAGTCCCGAGTCAGGATCAACCCCCAGTTTCTTGACGACGGAGCCACCTCGCTTGGAGTCGCGTTCGAACAGCCACACCCCAACATCGTCGGCATCTATCGCGATGCCCGATTCTTCGATCCCCGTGCGCTTTTCTGCCGGAAGTGCGTCCAAGATGACTCGGTTCGCAATCTGCTCCAGAAACCACTCGCTGTGGGTCGTGACCACGACCCGGCAGCCACCAAGCACCCAGCGAATCACTTCGCGGGCGAGGACGGTTTGAGTTGCTGGATGCAAGTGAGCCTCGGGCTCGTCAATGATCAGTAGGTCACCGGGGCGCACCAGGTATCGAAGATAGAGGACGATGGAGGCCAACTCAGACACCATTGAAGATGTTCGCATCAGTGGCAGGTCCCTCGTCCAGCCTGCTGGACGATACAAGATATGTGGGAATCTGGTATCCGAATCCTCGATGCGGACCTCGCCTTCCAGAACAGCCTCTTCGAGGTGTTTGGCGAGCAACCAACCTGTGGGATCCGCGTCCGTATCGTCGCCCGCCAATCGAACGAGTTGATCCAGAAAGTCGACCGCCACTCCGGACAGAAGGGCATCAGGTCCTGACGAGGCAGTAGTGGCTCGGTGTAGTAGAGAACTCACCACCACATCCCGGCAATGTGACATGCCCGCGCGGTCGCTTGGCAGATAGTGGACACCACCAGCGCCGAGCGGTCGAATGAGCCAGCTTCCTACCGTCTCGGTCAGCAAGTGAAGAACGTGGTGCATGTACAAGACGTGGTCCAGTCCTTTCGCAGGAGGCAGTTCTGGATGTGATGGCCACTGCTGTCCAAGCCGCAACGCGTGTCGATGGAGTGACCGCGTGTGGACCGAATCGACTTGGTCGTTCGCGAGGTTCGAGCGCCCTTGGATGTGGCCCGCAACCACAAGGCCGTCCCCATTCAACGCGATGCCGTATCCGAAGACCCCCTCTCCTCCCGTTCGGGGAATCTCGATCTTGATCTCGGCGTGAGCGGCGCCCGTCTGCGGCTGGCGAACGAGGTCCTGAACTCGGGCGACTCCAAAACACCGTGCGAGCTCTGTTCCCAATCTTCGGCCAACCCCGGGCGCGGCTTTCAAGGAGGATCGCACATAAGACTCTGCACTTGGCGGAAAAGCCGGCAGACTGGGTGCCTCAGCTGGAGCACTGGCGATCGCCTTCGCCCACTCGCCGACTTCCCCCAAACTGAAGAGGTCAGGATCAGGGGCGTCCCGATCCGGAAGATCGGCGAACCTCCCTCGATCCCGGAAGCATCGATGCAGGGCGTATACCAGAGTAGCCAAGTACGACTTCCCCGTGTTGCTCGGACCGACCAAGACAGTGAGAGGCAGCAGGCTCAGATCGGCGGCAGTGATTGGACCGAAATCCTTCACCTTCAGCTTGTAGCTAGGCCCCGCAATCCTGCGGGTGTCCGAACCGTCCATGATTCCTCCTGTGGATCAGCGCCGCTCACAGCATGCTGCCATGCGCCTGCCGATCCAGCCAAGTCGTTCAAGCATCCATGGCCCCCAATCTACCATCCTCTCCCAACGAACCTCAAAGGAATCCGAGCCAGCTCACCGGTTACGGCCATACGCCAACCGCGAGTCCGCCCTCCACAAGATCGATGGCCATTGGGGCCCCGGTGCCACGAACGGAAGCGCCGCTACTCGCTGTCCCAGCAACGATGAGTTGTCGGCTCGTTCCGTGCCGATCGCCAAGCGTGCTCGGCACGGGAAGATGGTCGGCCATGTCGCCACGCCCCCGCGGCGCCTCTAGTTTGACCGCCTTCGCCTTCGCCCACCGACCCCGGACCCAAGACCTCACATGCTCGATCACGTCGAACCTCGCCGCGTCACCGTCGGAGACCGCCGGGCCAAGCTCTATCTCGGGCGCGGCCCACTCGCTCTCGAAGTTGTCGTGGTCGCGTTGGACGGGCGGCCCCGAATCGCGGATCTCAGGGCGATGTTCCAAGCGCGGTCCGGGCGGCGTGCCGCGCCGGTGTTGATCGTGGCTCCATGGGGCGGAGGGCGGGCGGCGTTGTGTGGCCCGACCGAGCACAACCCGGTCGAGCATCGGGACCTGCCGGTCGAGCAGGTCGAGGCTGTATGCGGCAAGGCATTGGAGGCGGATGGACGGCACACGGCGATCCGGCTCCTTCATCGGCTGCTTCCTGCATTGGACGCGCCGATCCCCGGCCTCCGCAACGGCGGCCTCTTCGCGATGCAGGAACTTGAGCGGGGAGTTCCGTCGCGCGGGGACTGGGCGCTCGCGACCGAGGAGGCGCGCGGCGTCCGAGCGCTCCGGGGACGCGCGTTGATCGAGGGTCTCGGGTTCGCCACCGAGGAGCTTCCCGGACCGGCGATGCTGCTGCTGGCCGGGGACCGCAAGACAGCGGTGGCCGTCCTTCTGGACCGGCCCGAGGAGATCGACTCCGCGAGCCCGAGGTTCGACGGCGTCTCGCCAGTGTCCTACGCCTTGGCGCAGGCCGACCGGGAGAACCTGGACTGGGTGGTCGCGGTGGCGGGCGGCACGCTCCGCCTCTATCCGGCCAAGCCGGGCGTCGGCACGGGCCGACGGGGACGTTCTGAGACGTTCATCGAGATCGATCTCGACCTCCTTTCGGGCGATGACGCCGGCTATCTTTGGCTCCTGCTGTCTGCGCCCGCGCTGTCGGAGGGCGGAAGCGTCGGAGACATCCTCCGCACGAGCGAGGACTACGCCGCGGATCTCGGCGGTCGTCTCCGTGAGCGGGTCTACCGCGAAGTGATGCCGTCGCTTGCCCGCTCCGTTGTGGCGGCGATGTATCCAGAGAGTCCAACTGCGGGCGATCTCCAACAGCCCTACCAAGCGGCGCTTCGCATTCTCTACAGGCTTCTGTTTGTCGCATATGCCGAAGACCGTGGCCTGCTGCCCCTGCACGCCTCGCGGAGCTACCGCGAGCACTCGCTCAAGCGGATCGCCCAGCGCCTCGGCGAGGCCCGGCGCAAGGAAATCGAGTTCGGCGAACAACCATCCTTCTGGTCGGAGGTCACGCAGATTTGGGCGGCGGTGAGCCTCGGAAACCCGGAGTGGGAGGTGCCGGCGTACAACGGCACGCTGTTCGCCTCCGAGGCGTCGGTCTCGAAGCTCGGAGCCCGGATCGCGGCTCTCTCGCTCCCGGACCGCGAGTTCGCGCGGGCGCTCGCCGCACTGCTTCTCGACCGGACGGCAGAGGGAACCGAAGGACCGGTGGACTTCCGGTCACTCGGGATCCGCGAGTTTGGAACGATCTACGAGGGTCTGCTGGAGAGCGAGTTGTCGCTCGCCGAGACGAACCTGACGGTGCACGCCAAGACCGATGCCTACCTTCCGGCCAAGCCCGGAGACAAGATCGAAGTGTGCGCGGGCGAAGTGTATCTCCACAACCGCTCTGGGACGCGGAAGTCCAGCGGGTCCTACTACACCCCGGCCTTCGCCGTCGAACACCTTCTCGACCGGGCGCTCGAACCGGCGCTCGACGAGCACATCGAGCGGCTCGATGGGATGCCGGATCGGGAAGCGGGACGGCGGTTCTTCGAGTTCCGTGTCGCCGACATCGCGATGGGCTCCGGCCACTTCTTGGTCGGCGCGGTGGACCGAATCGAGCGGCGCCTCGCCAACTATCTTGCCGCACGGGCGTTGCCTGACGTGCGCGAGGAGTTCGCACGGCTCCGGCGAACGGCGGAGCACAAACTTGGGCCAGACTGGTCCGGGGATCCGATCGAGGACATCCAACTGCTCCGCAGGCAGGTGGCCCGCCGCTGCATCTTCGGCGTGGACATGAACCCGATGGCCGTCGAACTGGCGCGGCTGTCGCTCTGGATCCACACCTTTGTGCCGGGGCTTCCGCTTTCGCTCCTGGACCACAACTTGGTCCGGGGCAACTCGCTCGTGGGGATCGCATCGTTCGAGGAGGCATCGGAACTGTTCGAGGCAAGCGGCAATCTCTTCTCGTTCACGGCATCCGAGCGGCTCTATGCCATCGAAGAACCGCTCGGAAAGCTCGCCCGGCTTACAGACGCCAACGATGCCGAGATTCGCGAGGCGCGGGAGCTCTATGAAAGGATCCAGAGGAGGATGAGGCAGGAGCGTGATCTTCTCACGCTGCTTACGGCCTCGCGAACGAACAGCGACATACGCGAGAAGATCGTGCAGGGACAGGTCGCGACGCGCTGGGAGGAACAGGGCGACACCTTTCGGGTCGAGTTGATGGACAAGGGGCACGAGGAACTCGATGGGCTCGACATGCTCCACTTTCCGCTTGCGTTCCCGCACGTCTTCCTGGGTGCCCGGAACGGGTTCGACGTCATCCTCGGCAATCCGCCGTGGGAAAAGCCGATGGTCGAGGAGCACGCCTTCTGGGCCCGCCATTTCCCCGGTCTGCGCTCACGTCCGCAGCGCGAAGTGGAGGTGCTCACGAAGCAGTATCGGACGGAACGACCCGATCTTGTCGTGAGACTCGACCAAGAGCGACAGGCTGCCGACCGGCTCCGATCCCTTCTGATCGCGGGGGCCTACCCAGGCATCAGTGCGGGTCACCCGGATCTCTATAAGGCGTTCGTGTGGAGATTCTGGGACTTGGTTTCGACGGACGGTGGCCGAATTGGGGTCGTGCTCCCGCGCTCGGCGCTCGCCGCGAAGGGAGGCGATGTGTTCCGTAAGCGGATCCTCCAGCAGGCCGAGGCAGTGGACCTGACTATGCTGGTGAACAATCGTGAGTGGGTGTTTCCCAACGTCCATCCCCAGTACACCATTGGCCTGACCGCCATCACGCGCCGCAAGAGGGGCCGGGAGCCAGAACTGCGGCTGAGCGGACCGTTTCCGAACCTGAAGGGGTTCCGGACCAGTGCCGGGAAGGAGCCGATCCGCTTCCGCGGTCGAGAGGTTGAGGCGTGGAACGACACCGCGTCGATCCCGCTGCTTCCGTCGGACGAGTCGGTAGAGGTGTTTGCGCAACTTCGGAAGAGCCCGCGTCTCGACCTAGACGACGGGTCCGGGTGGAGGGCCAGACCGGTGCAGGGAGACCTTAACTCCACGACCGGCAAGCCGTACATGGACTTCAAGTCCGAGTCCCGCCCCGAGGGCTTCTGGCCGATCTACAAGGGGGCGTCGTTCGACCTTTGGACCCCGGACACGGGGACCTACTACGCATGGGCGGACCCGAAACGGGTGCTTGGGCACCTTCAGGCCAAGCGCGAACGGGCGAATAAGCGGTCCGCGTTCTCCGAGTTTGACGATGAATGGCGCAAGGACTCTGCAACCCTGCCCTGCCGCCGCGTCCGGATTGCGTTCCGCCGTATCGCTCGGGCGACGGACAGCCGAACTGTTCGAGCGGCGCTCGTCCCGTCCCATACTTGTCTCACCGACGTTGCTCCGTACTTCCTCTGGCCACGGGGAAACGAGAGAGATGAGGTGTACCTGCTTGGAGTCCTCAGTTCCGTGCCGCTCGACTGGTACGCCCGACGTTTCGTGGAGACTCACATGGATTTTCATGTGCTGAACCCGTTCCCCATTCCGCGACCGGATGCGGAAAGCCCGCTCCGGAGCCGTGTCATTGCTCTCGCCGGCCGGCTCGCGGCCGCGGACGACCGCTTCGCGGAATGGGCCGGGACGGTCGGCGTGGAATGCGGCCCGCTCGACGCGGACGAGAAAGACGACCACATCCGGGAACTCGACGCCATCGTGGCTCACCTCTACGGCCTCACCGAGTCGCAACTCGTCCACATCTTCGAGACGTTCCACGAAGGCTGGGACCATGAGGAACGGCTGAGGGCCACTCTGCACCACTTCCAGACCTGGCAGGGTGACCGATGAGCCACCCGGAGTTCGTGGACAACCTGGACGGCAACACCCTCGAACGGGCGCTCCGCGAGCGCCTCGAACACCTGCTCGGTACGCTGCGCGAGGCGCCCGCGGCGTCCATCGCGACGGGCTACTTCAATCCGGGGGGCTTCGGTCGGCTGGCGGACGTGCTCCGTCGTACTGCGGGCGTGCGCCTCTTGCTCGGCGCCGAGCCACTGCCCGCCGCACGGCTTCCAGAGCGTCGCCTCGGCGATCCGCGCGGCGAGCGATACGAGAAGAGGCTGGCGGACGAGGAACTCGACGGTGCGGAGCGCAAGCTCAGGCGGGACCGCGACCGACTCCCGTTCTCCGAGCCGAGCCGAGCGTCCGTGCGCGAGCTTCTGGATTTCCTCGACTCCGGCAAGATCGAGGTGCGCCGCTACGAGCACCGCTTCCTGCATGGCAAGGCATTCCTGTTCTCCGGCAAGCAGGGGGTCCTCGCCGGGTCGTCGAACTTCACGCTCGCGGGGCTCACGTCGAACCTTGAACTCAACCTCGGCCAGTACCAGCCCGGCGTCGTCGAGAGAGTCGAGGAGTGGTTTGACCGGCTTTGGAACGACGCCCGTCCGTACGATCTCGCCGCCATCTACAGGGAGCAGTTCGCCGAACACCCTCCCTACCTGATCTATCTGCGCGCCCTCTGGGAGCGCTACGGCGGCGAACTTGAAGAGGAGGCGGGGGACTCGGGCCGGATCCGGCTCACGCGCTTTCAGACCGACGGCGTGTTCCGGGCCAAGCGAATCCTCGACCAGTACAACGGCGTCCTGGTCGCCGACAGCGTGGGGCTCGGCAAGAGCTTCATCGCCGCCGAGATCTTCACCGAGGTCATCGAGCGCAACCGCCAGCGGGCGCTTCTGATCGCACCGGCCCAGCTCAGGGACGGGATGTGGAGGCAGTTCAGAAGGCGCTACCAGGTCGGCATCGAGGTCGTGTCGTTCGAGCAACTCGCGGGCGACCGCCAGCTTGGCGAGGGGGACGGGAGCGCGTTGGGCTCCAGGATCGGCGAATACTCGCTGGTGGTGATCGACGAGGCACACGCCTTCCGGAACCCGGACACGAAGCGTGCGCGCGCGCTCCGCCAACTGCTGCGGGGAGACCCGCCCCGGAAAGTTGTCCTTCTGACCGCGACGCCGGTGAACAACTCGCTCTGGGACCTGTACGACCTCCTCACGTACTTCGTCGGTCACGACGCGGTGTTCGCGGACCGGGGCATCCCCTCGCTCAAGGAGCGGTTCCGGCAGGCCGACAAGGAGGACCCGTTCTCGCTCAGCCCGGACACCCTGTTCGACATCCTCGACGCGACCACGGTGCGGCGAACGCGGCACTTCGTTCAGCGCTTCTACCCGAACGACAACTTCCGGCTCAAGGACGGAACCGAGGTCACGATCCGGTTCCCGGACCCGGTGGTCCGCTCGCGTAGCTACGATCTGGACGAAGTATTACCCGGCTTCTTTGACGAGTTTGCGGAGGTTCTGGACGCCGGGGAGGGCGAGCCCAGCCTCACGATGGCCAGATACTGGCCGACCCGTTACCGCCGACAGGGAGCCCCGGACGCCCGCGAGACCGCCCTGGTGGGGCTCATCCGCTCCGGGCTGCTCAAGCGGTTCGAGTCGTCGGCGCGGGCGTTCGTCCAAACCGTGAACAGGATGGTCGCCGCGCACGACCATTTCGTGCGCGCGGTCGAGGCCGGCGTGATTCCGTCCTCCGATTCGCTGGCGGCGCTCCGTGAGACCGATTCCGACGAGGCGTGGGAGGAGCTTCTCAGCGAAGGCGAGCCGGTCGACGACGACCTCGACACGGCAAGGCTCATTGAAGACGTGAGATCGGACAGGGCGCTCCTCGAACGCCTCCGGGTCCGGGCATCCGCGATAAGGGCGGAGAACGACCCGAAGCTCAAGCTCCTCGCCGGGGAACTCGCCCGCATCGCGGCGGAGGCTGAGCGGACGGGCATCTCCGAGCGCGACATCCGCAACCGGCGCAAGGTGCTCGTGTTCTCCTACTTCGGCGACACCATCGAGTGGATCGCCGGGCGCTTGCGGGAGGTCGTGGCGACGGATCGGCGGCTCGCCAGCTACCGTGGCCGCATCGCCGTCGTCAGGGGAACCGATTCGTTCGACGGGATCACCCGCAGCGACGCCGTGTTCGGGTTCGCGCCCGAATCCACGGAAGCCCCGCCGTCGCGTTCCGAGGACAGATACGACATCCTCGTCACGACTGACGTGCTGGCCGAAGGAATGAACCTCCAGCAGTGCGGACGGATCATCAACTACGATCTGCCGTGGAACCCAATGCGGCTCGTGCAGCGCCACGGGCGCATCGACCGCATCGGCAGTCCCCACGAGAAGGTGTTTCTCACCTGCGTGTTCCCCGACCGCCAACTGGAAGCCCTTCTGGCCCTCGAAGAGCGGATCCGCAGGAAGCTGGCACAGGCGGCGGCCTCCATCGGACTCGATCAGGTCGTCATTCCGGGCGCGGCCCACACGGAACACGTCTTCGCGGACGATCGGAAGCAGATCGAAGCGCTCCGAAGGGGCGACTCCTCTCTCTTTGAGCGGGGAGGCGAGGGCGTTCATGCGCACAGCGGCGAGGAGTACCGGCAAGAACTAAGGAAGGGAATCGAGCGCTGGGGCGACCGGATCCGAGACTTGGCGTGGGGGGTCGGCTCGGGATTCGTGGGCGGAGCCCGCACGGGCCACGTCTTCTGCGCCCGGGTCTTCGACCGCGTGTTCATGCGTTTCGTGCCCGTGGGGCCGGACGCGGAGATCGAGCGCGACACCCTGACCTGCCTCGGAATCCTCTCATGCACCGAGCACACCGGGCTTGCACTGCCCGAGCGGTTCGCGGAAGCAGCGTTCAGTGCCTGGAAGCGCGCCCGCCGCGACATCTACGAGGAATGGATGCGCGCCACGGATCCCGCCACGCTCCAGCCCAGCATCCGCCCGCTTTTCCGGGCCGCCGCCGACCATGTCCGCATGCACCCGGCCGCCGGGCTGTCCGTCGAGGAGCGGGACCGGTTGGCCGACGCCCTCGAAGCGCCGTGGGGGATCCGTCAAGAGCGGCGGCTCCGCGAAGTGTTCGCGCCCGACGAGGTCGCCTCCGGAGAATTGACGCGCAGGATCGCCGATGTCGTGAACGAACTCGGGCTACAGCCGTGGAAGCCTCCCGAGCCGCTCGATCCCATCGAGGAGGACGAGGTGAATCTCGTCGTCTGGATGGGCGTCATGGAGGCCGAAGCCTGACGTTACATGCCCTTGTGCCAGAGCATCTCAATCTCGTCGGGACCCTCGCCATACCACACGGGCGACGACGTGAAGAAGCCCAATGCCTCTCGGTGTATCCGGGCAACAGCTACGAGTTCGTACTCTTCGGGAAGGTCCTGAAAGGGAGCGAGGTCCAATACCTCCCACGCATGCTCCTCTCGATGACGATAGACAGCCCGCACTCTCCCGACTCCCGTTTGCTCAAGACGACAGGCGTAGCAAAGCCCGAGGACGGACTCATCGGCCATGATCTCGCCGCAGCCGGGACACTGAGGGTCGTCCTCGGCTGCCACCAGCGGTCGGCGTCTCCATAGTACTTCAACACTCTTGGGCACCTCACTCCGAAGCACATCGTCAGCACTGTAGCAGACATCATCGACCATGAGAATCTTGCGGGCGGAAGTGTCGACTGAGGAAAACCATAGCCCCCAGAATCGGCCTGACGGAAGCTCCCTCATGATTGGGGCGATATCGGCGTCGTCGGGTAGACGAACCGCGGCTAGCAATTCGCAATCCTCTGGCGCTTCAGGTAACCAAGGCCAATCGAAATACGCCTTGTCCTCGCCGCTCCGCCTTACAGCGTAGATGCCCCTGATGCTACCGCCGAGCCCTGGAATCCCGGCCCGGCAGCACTCACATAGCCATTTGCAGATGCCTGTGACCTTAGAACACCGTAGCTCGATTTCTTCACGACAGGAGGGGCAATAGGCGTTCCCGCAGCACTCGCATACCCACGCGCCCGCACCTTCCTCGGCCGTGCGGTCATGGAGTTCTCCGTCGCACGCCGGACACCACTTCGACATCTCCCTACGATTCGGCCATGGCCCGAGGGGTCTGCGCGCTCAGCACCTCGAGCCCGAGCGAGAAGGGCTGATCGATGGCGATACGGTGGAGGAACAGCCGCACGGCTGTCGCCGCGGTCAGCCGCTTAAACGTGGGCGCCTTCCGCTTGATCTTGGTGTCCACTCGGACGTGCAGCATCCGGGTGTGTGTTGTCATTGCCACGTACTCCGGCATCTCATTTGCGGACCTTCGTATCATGCCGACGGTCGGATCGGGCGGCTCCCCGGCGAGGAGGGAGGCCGCCTGCCTCATTTCGACCGGCATTCATGGGGTGCTTCCAGCACTCCTCGACCCTATTGGAACTCCGACCGACCACCGCAAGATAACACCGGGGCAGGGCTGCTGCCCCGCTTCCGTTCGATACCAGTGCATCTGCCTGGCGGATGATCTCACGATCCGGCACCCTTGCGCCTTCGAGCGCCAAGGAATGGCGCAGACTTCACAGCCCGCCCGCGTCGGCTCACCCACCCGACATTCCCGCCATCTGATCGCGATTCTCCCACAGATCACGCACAGCGGAATCAGGCGTGGCACAGCGGCAGGAAACGCAGATCGTGCAATCCTGTATGACTTTAGAAGATCTCCTGCCGTGATTCAGCCCTCGGGTGTTCCGCCTACGCGGCTGAATTGGCGCGGGTGTCGGTATGGATCGGCGAGATCCAGTGGATGCGGATGAACGGGTTTCCGGGCTCGCGCGAACCGATCCTCGACCCTTTGGAGACGATCGAGTG includes the following:
- a CDS encoding AAA family ATPase, yielding MDGSDTRRIAGPSYKLKVKDFGPITAADLSLLPLTVLVGPSNTGKSYLATLVYALHRCFRDRGRFADLPDRDAPDPDLFSLGEVGEWAKAIASAPAEAPSLPAFPPSAESYVRSSLKAAPGVGRRLGTELARCFGVARVQDLVRQPQTGAAHAEIKIEIPRTGGEGVFGYGIALNGDGLVVAGHIQGRSNLANDQVDSVHTRSLHRHALRLGQQWPSHPELPPAKGLDHVLYMHHVLHLLTETVGSWLIRPLGAGGVHYLPSDRAGMSHCRDVVVSSLLHRATTASSGPDALLSGVAVDFLDQLVRLAGDDTDADPTGWLLAKHLEEAVLEGEVRIEDSDTRFPHILYRPAGWTRDLPLMRTSSMVSELASIVLYLRYLVRPGDLLIIDEPEAHLHPATQTVLAREVIRWVLGGCRVVVTTHSEWFLEQIANRVILDALPAEKRTGIEESGIAIDADDVGVWLFERDSKRGGSVVKKLGVDPDSGLFPTDHDAVSEALYNEGARIHNRQQHSSL
- a CDS encoding phospholipase D-like domain-containing protein codes for the protein MSHPEFVDNLDGNTLERALRERLEHLLGTLREAPAASIATGYFNPGGFGRLADVLRRTAGVRLLLGAEPLPAARLPERRLGDPRGERYEKRLADEELDGAERKLRRDRDRLPFSEPSRASVRELLDFLDSGKIEVRRYEHRFLHGKAFLFSGKQGVLAGSSNFTLAGLTSNLELNLGQYQPGVVERVEEWFDRLWNDARPYDLAAIYREQFAEHPPYLIYLRALWERYGGELEEEAGDSGRIRLTRFQTDGVFRAKRILDQYNGVLVADSVGLGKSFIAAEIFTEVIERNRQRALLIAPAQLRDGMWRQFRRRYQVGIEVVSFEQLAGDRQLGEGDGSALGSRIGEYSLVVIDEAHAFRNPDTKRARALRQLLRGDPPRKVVLLTATPVNNSLWDLYDLLTYFVGHDAVFADRGIPSLKERFRQADKEDPFSLSPDTLFDILDATTVRRTRHFVQRFYPNDNFRLKDGTEVTIRFPDPVVRSRSYDLDEVLPGFFDEFAEVLDAGEGEPSLTMARYWPTRYRRQGAPDARETALVGLIRSGLLKRFESSARAFVQTVNRMVAAHDHFVRAVEAGVIPSSDSLAALRETDSDEAWEELLSEGEPVDDDLDTARLIEDVRSDRALLERLRVRASAIRAENDPKLKLLAGELARIAAEAERTGISERDIRNRRKVLVFSYFGDTIEWIAGRLREVVATDRRLASYRGRIAVVRGTDSFDGITRSDAVFGFAPESTEAPPSRSEDRYDILVTTDVLAEGMNLQQCGRIINYDLPWNPMRLVQRHGRIDRIGSPHEKVFLTCVFPDRQLEALLALEERIRRKLAQAAASIGLDQVVIPGAAHTEHVFADDRKQIEALRRGDSSLFERGGEGVHAHSGEEYRQELRKGIERWGDRIRDLAWGVGSGFVGGARTGHVFCARVFDRVFMRFVPVGPDAEIERDTLTCLGILSCTEHTGLALPERFAEAAFSAWKRARRDIYEEWMRATDPATLQPSIRPLFRAAADHVRMHPAAGLSVEERDRLADALEAPWGIRQERRLREVFAPDEVASGELTRRIADVVNELGLQPWKPPEPLDPIEEDEVNLVVWMGVMEAEA